The genomic window AGTATGGGTACTGGGAGCGGAGAGGCTTTGGTTGTCATCGGTGTTGTTATTTTCTGTAGCTTTACAGAGTGATACTACTGGTTAACAACTGTCTGGGATTACACCTTACATGGCCCCTCCATTAGGTTACTGTTAGGCAGAGCTGACATGATTGGGTAGAAATCCTTGCTTTCACCTATCTGAGATGATGACTTCAAGGAAGGGAAGAAGGAACTATTTCCTCTGGGCCACCTGTGGGTCATGGCTAGTAAGGATCCAGCTATttcaaattattttttatttttttgcattttagctaaccttaaccctgacccttttcataaccttaacctaattctcctaacctgcagtgtaagttctcctaacctgccctCCTAACCAGCCCATCCCTTCTAGCCATGAGGGGCACTATGTTAGTGTGTATGGCATGGGGCCTAGACCTGTGTTTGGCCTAGACCCGTGTTTACATTCACACACCTTGTATCTCAGGTTAGGATAGGGACTTTCATAGAGAATAGATAGGTGTTGTATTCTTGAGGGTCCTTGTTCCAATTGATTCCCTGACATACTATTGTAGGAACATCTCTAATTGCACTGTGTTCCCCACCACATTTGACCAGAAGCATCCGGTCATCAGGTATACGCAGCCTATAGTTGTGTTAGATGGATGGCCTACCGATAGGCCTACCTCGCATAGTCATCAAAGACTCTGAGCTATGAGTGAAGACGACCGCCTACATCAGAACTTGTAGGCAATAATTAGCATATTCTCTATGTGCTTGATTAGTGTTTCTGAAATGGTGGGTTGGGAGGACGCGCTGCTGGTCTCTGTTGAAGCCCGTAGGCCCTGGTTAGAAAAATGGATTTGTTCACCATGTGGGTCACAGCTTGGAGAACCACCGTAAACCATCGGCCTTCTTTTCTCCCCTCTGTACCCTCTTCAACCAGTGGGACTAAGCCACAGTTGTAGGGGCTCAGTGTGTTTAATGTGACTATGAGAATGTGGTTCAACATCTTTGTGATGTCCAACAATGCTGTGGATGTAATCCACAGCCAGACCAACTGTCATGTCGTGTTAACTGTCATGTGTTAAATGCTTGTACTCTGTGATAATGGATGGATCTTGGGAAATGAATTCCAGAGGACCACATTTGACATGTTCTTTCACCATTTATTAGTTCACCAAATACAGTGAAAATGGCATCTTAATATACAATGACTCATTCTTAGAATGTCATGACACTTTTGTTGCTTTTTTGCTTCATAAAACGATGTTTCATTATTGAAAGTATTAAGGTTTCAtgcacaaaaaaaacatattcaGTTTTCTCCAAAGAATGGTACAAGATAAACGAAATAAAAAACATAACTGTAATGTCCAAAATTGGTCAAATAACGTGTTATTTGAGGATACTCGTAAACAGTGCAATATACTCTAAAATCGCAATTTTCTAACAAATGCATCAACGAAGCTTAAGTCACAGTATACGATTTCTCAATAATAGTTTAACATTGATGTGTACAAAACCCCAAACACATTCAGTTAGTCTTTAAAAAAACGTCAGTCCCTTTGATATAGAATGAGAAAAGTCAACACCCAAATCTCTTAGATTCTCCGTTATATAGGCTATTCTCAATCTGCATATCCTCTCTATAATACAAACATTTGTGTTGATGAACTGTAAGACGATAGACTAGCTTATAATTTTTAAATAACAATTATTTAgatataaaaatacaaatatgaCTTTTGAAATATGAATGTAAGCGTGCCAGGGTAGGAGTGGTTGGCACCTGTGGTGGCACCGGAGGGAAAGATCATGCAAATAGATAGATCAAATATTTGACTTTTAATTATAGAACACGAAAAACACGAATAATTGCaacatcaaaataaataaattaaaaaatatatattttcccatTAATTTCATGATTATTGTTTCAAACATTTATAATTTGCCCATCTCTTCTGGCCTCCTTCGATATTTCTAGTCTGTAAAAGTGAACCAGAGAGCCTATGTGCAGGTGTCGGTAGGCTAAAGATACACGAAGGCGCCGAGCTGCATCTTTAACCGTGGGGGGTAATGTAAGCCCATGTATCAATTTCATTCAATTGAACCTGGGGACTATGCATTAGGCCTACTAGCTTATTCTTTACAGGTGAAGCCAAAGTGAATATAGGCCTACCAAATAAAATATTAACATTGCACCAtcctctgtatatatatttttgttacaCACAATGGATTTATTCTAGTTACTGGATATCAGTGTTTGGTTGGTCTGTATTAAAAAGCTTTAGCAGCAATCGGATAGGAATGCATTCTACGTTCGACCAATGCTGAAAAGTACAGCTCCCTTGAATGCAATGTCGCCGATTGTTATCAACAATGCAAAGCCTGCAAGGGTAATATGGTCTTCGAGCATAGGCAGTCTACTGGGTACAACTATAGAAACAGAGCTTTAAATGAAATTCTGCCACCAGTTCTAGTTTGTTGTTGCTTACGGCGCGTTTGGAAGATGGTCGTGAAGTTATGGCAAATTCATCCATCAGAGAAGTCAGCTGAGGTTGAGACACGGAGCCAGGATCCGCCATCTCAACATCACGCTGCGCAGCAGAAGTTAAAATCGGGTTTCATCAAATTGTCAGCAACCACAAGATAAATCTCGGTCTTTTCCGGACTCTTCCTCAAACTCTTCCTCTGCTTTCTCGTCCAATCTTCACATCTTTCCACCCCTTTCCTTCCCCTTGTCTTCGCTTCGTGCCATCGTTTCTCCTACAATCCTCGAACATGCACAGCCGACAAGTGCTTCAAATCGGTGATCAAAATAAAAAGTCTGCAAGGCATTGTTCATCTTTAAACACCTGGTGACGACTTGTCTGCCATCCCCTTTAGAACGTCGTCTATTCTGTCGTCTTCGATGACCACTGCGGAGGGGAGATGCAATCATGTTAATATTTTTAGTTTATTAtgttatatttgatttgatttatgtatTACatatgtttaacctttattttatcagggactCATCACTTGCCATGTCATAGGCTAATGGCCTAACTGTTTCATAAATATGTTTTACAGCCAACAAATTGAGTAGGCTAATTGCAAAGGTTTTGGAGACTGGTGCAACACAAAGGGAAATATCGTTGTGCCAAACCCCTGACTTTGGTGCTTGAAACAATGCTTTGTCCATAATGGCGCAAATCCAAGCGCGCACTAGATAGACGCTGTCAGCACTTGCAATTTCCACTACATGCAATAGGGAAAAGTGCCCTTTAAAATGACAGCGAGCGTAACTAATGTAGACATTTAGCCTAGTACATTTTGATATCACATTGGTAGTCTATTATTCTCATTCGTCACTATCAACGGGGCGCATTGTGGTCAGCTACTGTCCTTTGTTATTCCAATAAATAAAGGTTTGCCTCATAATTTAGAGGTCAAATGCATATCTGTTGCATGTCTGTGTTGTATAACAAGTCGGCTAGGTTAGAGTTAAAGATCACCCAAACATGCCTGGGTGGCCAAGCCTTTGTTTTTGATCACCAAAACAAAACCTCTATTCAACAATCCATTCCAATAACCAGATCTTACCTCTCTTGGCTCTGCCGATCTGTCCCAGCTTTGGGGGTCTTTTCGCTTGCGACGCACCGAAGAACGAATTGGTGTCCTGTAGTCCGCAGCTAAAGGACACCTGACTGGCCTCGCTGTCTCCATAGCCGCTCATTTTCCCCTCGCTGTACGGCAGTACCTCGGACATTATTGCACGGCTGAGACGGACGGATCAACAgcgcaacaacaaacaaaaaaacggtTTAAAGTTGGCGGCTATACTTGACGTAGCCCAGAAATCCCTGGCTTGGTAATTAGACTAGTCGAGCTTTCCAGTGAAAATCTGTTTGGAAAATCACTAATTGACTTCTTCGTGCTTAGCCAGCGAAGGTTGAAGGTTCAGAGTCCGGGTTGAGGCGGGGTGTTTGCAGGATGTTGTGTCGCTGTtcgagaggagagcagaggaagagCGGTCTGTACGCCTGTGTTGCTCGATGAAGTCTGATGAAGAAAGTGGGAGATCCCGGGATCATAAAGGAAACCCAGGCGGAACGGTGAAGTCATCCatccgggtgtgtgtgtgtgtgtgtgtgtgtgtgtgtgtctctgtgtgtctgtctgtctttctgtctgcctgtgtgtgtgtggtatgtgtgtgtgtgtgtgtgtgtgtgtgtgctaggggACTCTGAATGCTAGAGGAGTAAGGGTGACATCAACAGGCGAGATATATAGCAATGTGCAGTGAAGGGAGCAGAAAGTCATGttcacagagacacagctactggAGCAACGGGGaaataaacattttatttggTCCATAATATTTTCAATAGTGAACACATTTGTAGACTTAAAAACGTATTCAAATGTGTTGATATTTACGCATATGCCATTGGTTAGTTACATTTATTCAGGGAATTATAATAGTTTACTCGCAAAATTGCACACAATGGCTAGGCTACAGTTGTTGGAATATCCGTGTGTTTTGTATCTATATGCTTGACATTGTTATGTTTCTCTCCTCGTATGTAGTATATTTCCTTCGTTGCTTTATATTGGCACTGGGGACACGAGATTCTCACAGGAAATCATTACCTGCTCCTTTGTGCGTCTGTCTGCGCACACAAGTCGGAAGTGCCTATAAAATGAGTCTTTTCACCTATATATCGTAGCTCCAGCGGCAGCGGGTAAACGAGGTTTACAAATTTCACCAATACACTTTTGCGCACATTCTCCATTGATGGTTTACAAGTTACACCTGTCAACCATCGAGCTGATCTGGACAACGGTAATGTTGATGTGCCTCAGACCCATACTGGTGTGGTCCAGATGTCCAGGACAGCCGCTGTAATGCTCTCTGTGTATGTACTTGGCATCCTCATCCTTGAGATACTTGGCTTCAACTTTGTACAGAACATGGGACTGCAGAGTCAACTGAAGATGTCTGAAGACCTCATCCATGATGTTTCTGTAGAATTGGACAACTATGGACAGGCGCTTCCCAAGTCCACCCAGACTGAACCACCAGTATCCATCACGCCTACCAAACCCACCCAGACTGAACCACCAGTATCCACCACGCCTACCAAACCCACCCAGACTGAACCACCAGTATCCACCACGCCTACCAAACCCACCCAGACTGAACCACCAGTATCCACCACGCCTACCAAACCCACCCAGACTGAACCACCAGTATCCACCACGCCTACCAAACCCACCCAGACTGAACCACCAGTATCCACCACGCCTCCCAAACCCACCCAGACTGAACCACCAGTATCCACCACGCCTACCAGACCCACCCTGACTGAACCACCAGTATCCACCACGCCTACCAAACCCACCCAGACTGAACCACCAGTATCCACCACGCCTACCAAACCCACCCAGACTGAACCACCAGTATCCACCACGCCTACCAAACCCACCCAGACTGAACCACCAGTATCCACCACGCCTACCAAACCCACCCAGACTGAACCACCAGTATCCACCACGCCTCCCAAACCCACCCAGACTGAACCACCAGTATCCACCACGCCTACCAAACCCACCCAGACTGAACCACCAGTATCCACCACGCCTACCAAACCCACCCAGACTGAACCACAACCATGGGAGTCTCCATGCCAAGTGTAGAGCCACGGTGGCGCCATGAAGCTACATGAATGCCCAGAGTATTGCCCAAAAATGTGTGGAAGTGCATAATTGAGACAAAACGTTGGTTTTCCGGGACAGTATCTTTAGAAAAGGTTTTACAGGACAGTATCTTTAGAAAAGGTTTTACAGGACAGTATCTATAGAAAAGGTTTTACAGGACAGTATCTTTAGAAAAGGTTTTACGGGACAGTATCTATAGAAAAGGTTTTACAGGACAGTATCTATAGAAAGGTTTTACGGGACAGTATCTTTAGAAAAGGTTTTACGGGACAGTATCTTTAGAAAGGTTTTACGGGACAGTATCTTTAGAAAGGTTTTACGGGACAGTATCAATAGAAAGGTTTTACGGGACAGTATCTTTAGAAAAGGTTTTACGGGACAGTATCAATAGAAAGGTTTTACGGGACAGTATCTTTAGAAAAGGTTTTACAGGACAGTATCTTTAGAAAAGGTTTTACAGGACAGTATCTTTAGAAAAGGTTTTACGGGACAGTATCTTTAGAAAAGGTTTTACAGGACAGTATCTTTAGAAAAGGTTTTACGGGACAGTATCTTTAGAAAAGGTTTTACGGGACAGTATCTATAGAAAAGGTTTTACAGGACAGTATCTTTAGAAAAGGTTTTACGGGACAGTATCTTTAGAAAAGGTTTTACAGGACAGTATCTTTAGAAAAGATTTTACGGGACAGTATCTTTAGAAAAGGTTTTACAGGACAGTATCTATAGAAAAGGTTTTACGGGACAGTATCTTTAGAAAAGGTTTTACAGGACAGTATCTTTAGAAAAGGTTTTACAGGACAGTATCTATAGAAAAGGTTTTACGGGACAGTATCTTTAGAAAAGGTTTTACGGGACAGTATCTTTAGAAAAGGTTTTACGGGACAGTATCTTTAGAAAAGGTTTTACAGGACAGTATCTATAGAAAGGTTTTACGGGACAGTATCTTTAGAAAAGGTTTTACGGGACAGTATCTTTAGAAAAGGTTTTACAGGACAGTATCTTTAGAAAAGGTTTTACGGGACAGTATCTATAGAAAAGGTTTTACGGGACAGTATCTTTAGAAAAGGTTTTACAGGACAGTATCTTTAGAAAAGGTTTTACAGGACAGTATCTATAGAAAAGGTTTTACAGGACAGTATCTATAGAAAAGGTTTTACAGGACAGTATCTTTAGAAAAGGTTTTACAGGACAGTATCTTTAGAAAAGGTTTTACGGGACAGTATCTATAGAAAAGGTTTTACAGGACAGTATCTATAGAAAGGTTTTACGGGACAGTATCTTTAGAAAAGGTTTTACGGGACAGTATCTTTAGAAAAGGTTTTACGGGACAGTATCTTTAGAAAGGCTTTACGGGACAGTATCTTTAGAAAAGGTTTTACGGGACAGTATCTTTAGAAAGGCTTTACGGGACAGTATCTATAGAAAAGGTTTTACAGGACAGTATCTATAGAAAGGTTTTACGGGACAGTATCTTTAGAAAAGGTTTTACGGGACAGTATCTTTAGAAAAGGTTTTACGGGACAGTATCTTTAGAAAGGCTTTACGGGACAGTATCTTTAGAAAAGGTTTTACGGGACAGTATCTTTAGAAAGGCTTTACGGGACAGTATCTTTAGAAAAGGTTTTACGGGACAGTATCTTTAGAAAGGCTTTACGGGACAGTATCTTTAGAAAAGGTTTTACGGGACAGTATCTATAGAAAAGGTTTTACAGGACAGTATCTTTAGAAAAGGTTTTACAGGACAGTATCTATAGAAAAGGTTTTACAGGACAGTATCTTTAGAAAGGTTTTACGGGACAGTATCTTTAGAAAGGTTTTACGGGACAGTATCTTTAGAAAGGTTTTACGGGACAGTATCAATAGAAAGGTTTTACGGGACAGTATCTTTAGAAAAGGTTTTACGGGACAGTATCAATAGAAAGGTTTTACGGGACAGTATCTTTAGAAAAGGTTTTACAGGACAGTATCTTTAGAAAAGGTTTTACAGGACAGTATCTTTAGAAAAGGTTTTACGGGACAGTATCTTTAGAAAAGGTTTTACAGGACAGTATCTTTAGAAAAGGTTTTACGGGACAGTATCTTTAGAAAAGGTTTTACGGGACAGTATCTATAGAAAAGGTTTTACAGGACAGTATCTTTAGAAAAGGTTTTACGGGACAGTATCTTTAGAAAAGGTTTTACAGGACAGTATCTTTAGAAAAGGTTTTACGGGACAGTATCTTTAGAAAAGGTTTTACAGGACAGTATCTATAGAAAAGGTTTTACGGGACAGTATCTTTAGAAAAGGTTTTACAGGACAGTATCTTTAGAAAAGGTTTTACAGGACAGTATCTATAGAAAAGGTTTTACGGGACAGTATCTTTAGAAAAGGTTTTACGGGACAGTATCTTTAGAAAAGGTTTTACGGGACAGTATCTTTAGAAAAGGTTTTACAGGACAGTATCTATAGAAAGGTTTTACGGGACAGTATCTTTAGAAAAGGTTTTACGGGACAGTATCTTTAGAAAAGGTTTTACAGGACAGTATCTTTAGAAAAGGTTTTACGGGACAGTATCTTTAGAAAAGGTTTTACAGGACAGTATCTATAGAAAGGTTTTACGGGACAGTATCTTTAGAAAAGGTTTTACGGGACAGTATCTTTAGAAAAGGTTTTACGGGACAGTATCTTTAGAAAGGCTTTACGGGACAGTATCTTTAGAAAAGGTTTTACGGGACAGTATCTTTAGAAAGGCTTTACGGGACAGTATCTTTAGAAAAGGTTTTACGGGACAGTATCTTTAGAAAGGCTTTACGGGACAGTATCTTTAGAAAAGGTTTTACGGGACAGTATCTATAGAAAAGGTTTTACAGGACAGTATCTTTAGAAAAGGTTTTACAGGACAGTATCTATAGAAAAGGTTTTACAGGACAGTATCTTTAGAAAGGTTTTACGGGACAGTATCTTTAGAAAGGTTTTACGGGACAGTATCTTTAGAAAGGTTTTACGGGACAGTATCAATAGAAAGGTTTTACGGGACAGTATCTTTAGAAAAGGTTTTACGGGACAGTATCAATAGAAAGGTTTTACGGGACAGTATCTTTAGAAAAGGTTTTACAGGACAGTATCTTTAGAAAAGGTTTTACAGGACAGTATCTTTAGAAAAGGTTTTACGGGACAGTATCTTTAGAAAAGGTTTTACGGGACAGTATCTATAGAAAAGGTTTTACAGGACAGTATCTTTAGAAAAGGTTTTACGGGACAGTATCTTTAGAAAAGGTTTTACGGGACAGTATCTTTAGAAAAGGTTTTACGGGACAGTATCTTTAGAAAAGGTTTTACAGGACAGTATCTATAGAAAAGGTTTTACGGGACAGTATCTTTAGAAAAGGTTTTACAGGACAGTATCTTTAGAAAAGGTTTTACAGGACAGTATCTTTAGAAAAGGTTTTACGGGACAGTATCTTTAGAAAAGGTTTTACAGGACAGTATCTATAGAAAGGTTTTACGGGACAGTATCTTTAGAAAAGGTTTTACGGGACAGTATCTATAGAAAAGGTTTTACAGGACAGTATCTTTAGAAAAGGTTTTACAGGACAGTATCTTTAGAAAAGGTTTTACAGGACAGTATCTTTAGAAAAGGTTTTACGGGACAGTATCTTTAGAAAAGGTTTTACGGGACAGTATCTTTAGAAAAGGTTTTACGGGACAGTATCTATAGAAAAGGTTTTACGGGACAGTATCTTTAGAAAGGTTTACGGGACAGTATCTTTAGAAAAGGTTTTACGGGACAGTATCTTTAGAAAAGGTTTTACGGGACAGTATCTTTAGAAAAGGTTTTACGGGACAGTATCTTTAGAAAAGGTTTTACAGGACAGTATCTTTAGAAAAGGTTTTACGGGACAGTATCTTTAGAAAAGGTTTTACAGGACAGTATCTTTAGAAAAGGTTTTACAGGACAGTATCTATAGAAAAGGTTTTACGGGACAGTATCTTTAGAAAGGTTTTACGGGACAGTATCTTTAGAAAAGGTTTTACGGGACAGTATCTTTAGAAAAGGTTTTACAGGACAGTATCTTTAGAAAAGGTTTTACAGGACAGTATCTTTAGAAAAGGTTTTACGGGACAGTATCTTTAGAAAAGGTTTTACAGGACAGTATCTTTAGAAAAGGTTTTACAGGACAGTATCTTTAGAAAAGGTTTTACGGGACAGTATCTTTAGAAAAGGTTTTACGGGACAGGTAATAAAAATGGCGGAGCTCTTTATTTTCTGTTTCTTGTTGATGAAACAGTTGATTGCATAATGAGTCATTTTGAGGTGCCAGTTAACATGTATAGTAATGCTAATGGTCTGTTTAGAGCTGTGACAAAGTCATTAAAACATAAAGGGGAAACATGACATCAGTATAATTCCTGAGTTGaataaaaacatgtttaaacCCTTTCTCTTGCTTGGAGTTTTCACAAATTTGCCAAAATCGTGTGACATAAAACACTACCTTTCCTTTACCTCTTTAATTAAATGTATGTTATTTGCCGTTAAATATCGTATTTTAGCCTAATCATTTTACAATTGAATTAGACGTTGAACTTTTCACCCTGTAGCGTATGAATCCTATCATCCTCATCACTCATTGACCTAGCTCACACTAAGCTTACATGTGTTTTTTGTCAGTGAGTCACaaaatgtgtgtgtatctctctgtgtgtctgtgtgtgtgtgctgggggacTCCGACTGCTAGAGGAGTAAGGGTGACATCAACAGGCGAGATATATAGCAATGTGCAGTGAAGGGAGCAGAAAGTCATGTTCACAGAGACACAGCTTGTAATGCGTCTGTGTAGCGGGTGAgatgagtcaggcgcaggacagcagatatgagtaatgatAGCAATTCTACTCAATAATATAACAATACACGTTGTATAAATACAAGGCCACAAATACGGACCGCAATACAATTAACaattactcacaaacaaacatgggggaacagagggttaaataatgaacaagtaattggggaattgaaaccaggtgtgtatgacttgaaaataaaggagagctgcacactcaaggagctcagatgcaaaaatgtaatatccaACATtttgacagacaagctgtcttcatcagggtataatcacaaacaatgcaggatgactcgtttatatagtgtcaaaagacacacaggtgtctgtaatcatggccaagagtggcctgacatcattggttaattctcaaatataaaaatggcatacaaagaacagcatacagacaacaaatggatagcatacgatcataaatTCCTTTTAGACTgcacaagcttacaaacaattacaatagcaaagtcacaataatcacaagaatggcttcagatcaaagtctacgttgagaccgaagggaacaagggtctttaagttaaagatccaggcagcctctcgttttaacaataaatgatcaaggtcaccccctctcctagggagggtgactttttgatgccaatataacgtagagactaaaTCGAGTGGTTTGCTTCcaaaaagtgggccgcaactgggtaagtagagtttttacacctaatggtgctacgatgctccgAGATACttagagtggggcaaaaaagtatttagtcatacatacatacatacatacatacatacatacatacatacatacatacatacatacatacatacatacatacatacatacatacatacatacatacatacagtggggcaaaaaagtatttagtcagccaccaattgtgcaagttctcccacttaaaaagatgagaggcctgtaattttcatcataggtacacttcaactatgacagacaaaatgagagaaaaaaatccagaaaatcacattataggatttttaatgaatttatttgcaaattgtggtggaaaataagtatttggttaagaacaaaagtttatctcaatactttgttatatatcctttgttggcaatgacagagatcaaacgttttctgtaagtctgtATAGGGCACATATATAACATCCTAATCAGGGGAAATAGGACAGTCCGGGGTTGATGATAATGAATCCCGTTCAGTGAagcctagaaagccggtgacggaGACCTCCAgaactggtgaacagaatgagcagcagtaccggggggGATCCATGACAGCATCGTTAAATCTCCGAattgtttcccaaaaccattgttaCTAAGGTTGCACTTGAAAACCCTCGTTATTTACAAACTGGCTCAGACCACTTGTAGAACAGCTAAGTGTGTAGTTAGGTCATTTTTTGTCCTTCCGCTATAAATAGATTCAGtatgtttatctgtctctctgtgactgcCGATGACTTCAGAACGAAGACTATAGTATAGCTAACAAATACAAAATTACGAAGGATAAAAAAAAGCTTAAAAAGATCAATTCAGTCTAGGCTACATCTGGcctatacactcagtggccagtttattaggtacacacaTCTAGTGCTGGGTCGGGCCCCCTTTGCCTcgagaacagcctgaattatttgggcatggaaacgttgctcaattggtatcacgggacctaacgtgtgccaggaaaacattccccacaccatcacacctccaccaccagcctgtaccgttggcaccaggcaggatggggccatgggcTCATGCTGCTTATGCCAAACCGCAACAGGAACTGGGTTTTGTCGGACTAGGGCATTgcttttccactcctcaattgtccagtgttgatgatgtcgtgcccactggagcagcttcttcttgtttttagctgataggagtggaacccggtgtggtcatctgctgcaatagcccatctatGACAAGGACTGACGAGTTGTGCAATCCGAGATGCCGTTTTGCACAG from Oncorhynchus masou masou isolate Uvic2021 chromosome 3, UVic_Omas_1.1, whole genome shotgun sequence includes these protein-coding regions:
- the camk2n1a gene encoding calcium/calmodulin-dependent protein kinase II inhibitor 1a; protein product: MSEVLPYSEGKMSGYGDSEASQVSFSCGLQDTNSFFGASQAKRPPKLGQIGRAKRVVIEDDRIDDVLKGMADKSSPGV